TAGTATGTAAATAGTGAGTGTATTCAACAATTCATTTAGTTCATGACTAAAATTGAATTCTTAAACTATAATTCATCATTTTAATTTAAGATTTCAAAATACATGTTTAATTAAAATATTGCATAAGATAGTTGGATTGCAGAATAGCTTTATGTTGAAGTTAGATGATATATACTTCTCACAAGTTTTGTTTGTCCATTGTATAGTGTGATGGCTAGTTGATTGTTTATTGTTCTAAGCTTACATATTGACATTAGGTAGGTAGGTTAAATGGGTATGAAGGACTGAGTTTTGAATCCTTTAGATTATAAGATCTGTGATATAGAGCCAGGAACTGTCATGAATCACAGTCTTATTTTCTGACTATTATGTTATTTGAAAAATGGTGGACACATTGTTATGTTGGTATAATGCAACACAATTTCAAAAGCAGGTGGCAGGTTATTGTTCAAAATAATTCTACCAAAATAATTTGTCTAGCTTAGCTTGGTTAGTGTACAAATAGATTTACATATAGACTGACAAGATTTTTGATGCAATATGCAAGTATGAAAGGGGTCACCAAATAAGGTTTGTTTTGTCtatctcatttcatttccaaccTCGGCCTATTATCGACCAAAAAAAAAAGTTATTGCATAAGATCGTCCACACCTCCCAAAGTAAATCACCTATTAATTTTGGGAGAATGTTATTAATGAACCCTCTTTGTTAAAAAAAATCATCTACTAGTATTGAAATTGTGTGCGTGTGTGAGTGATACCATAATTTTGTATGTAGAACAAACAATAGACATAAATATAAGATTTTTGTAATCATTTTAAGATGATGTGACATTCAAATTTTAGTGACATCCAAATTTTGATATTACTTTTGACCTATTTTCATAGAATGAATTATTACAATTGAATACCAATAGATACCCTATTATTCTATCTTTATTTGCAACCATTTTCAACTATACCCATAGATTGGATCCTATTGTACCTCTGAACACACTTTTGGTTATCTTTGGTTGTTGTTTACCATATCATTACTCCCATACTTCATAAATTTTCTCTCATGTCGAAAAACTCCTCTATCATTGAACTTTTAAGTTGACAAACTTGATGTCATCGAGGAAAATAATTTGTTAAATCAACACATTAACTTTTATGATTGAACGTagccaaataaaataaattaaaatgttttccTGGTTGTTGACCGCATTAGTTCATTAATTTGTAGTATTTTTTAGTGGTGTTTGTCGATTATTTATCCAGATGCCACGTCAGCATTCCTGTCCTATCGCAGTGTATTTATGCAGAGTGTcactttttaaataaatataaaatatcgaTCAACCAAACCGACACTCCTAAACAAagtcatattattattatttttcataataTATTTAACTTTTATAGCTTGGTCTTTTCTATTGTTGTCTACGGCCTATTCTTTTTTTAACTTATTATAGGTGATTGTTGTCAGGGGCTTTATAGGGGCTTTATACTTATTTTATTGTAATAATTAAAGAATTTTGATGGTGACAGGTATCTAAATAGTCTTAGATAAATTAAGGTTAAATATCAAGATAATTagcaattaattatatattttttaaatattgtgAAAGGATTTGTTTATATAAAATCTTGTGTTAGATTATGACTAACATTATTTTTTTTCGAGATTATAACATTATATTACATTTCTTTTTACTTAAATTTATTCTAATTAGTTTtcttatttcttttcataattgaaaTTTGAATATATGATAATTTGTATATTAATAATTGATTTTCTAGACTGCCAAACCATAATATCAATGAATATTTTCTTATTACAAACATTTTTTTAtacttatattatttttaattgataTTGTATGATGAGACATTACCAATAAAAAATTAGAGTTTGTTTGTTAATTCTATGCTACAAACTATCTTAAGGAAATTTGTTTATTCAAGATACTTTggtatattttaataaaaaatgttgTCTTAATTTCACAACAAGCAAACATTGTTtagaattattaatttttttttaaggctTATCAACCCATCATTTtttgtgattattttaaaaatttattaaactataAATGTTTTAGTTGTCCTATATATATTTTTACTTAAAAAGAATAAGTCAAAGTGTGTAACCATGTGATATGGTAATAGGTAAATAGTGACTGTAATTAACAATTCATTTACTTCATGACTAAAACTGAATTCGTAAACTATAATTCATCATTTTAATATAAGATTTCAAAATACATGCTTTAATTAAAATATTGCATAAGATCGTCCACACCTCCCAAAGTAAATCACCTATTAATTTTGGGATAATACTATTAATGAACCCCGTTTGCTAAAAAAATCATCTATTATTATTGAAATTGTGTGTGCATGTGTGAGTGATACCATAATTTTGTATGTAGAACAAACAACAAACATAAACTCGATATTTTTGTAATCATTTTAAAGTCTTGTGACATTCAAATTTTAATGGCATTTAGCTTTTCATATTGCTTTTGACCTATTTTCATAGAATGAATTATTACAATTGCATACCAATAGATAACCTATTATTTTGTTGAATTTGACTCatttcttaatctctttttgcaaCCATTTTCAACTAAACCCATAGATTGGACCCTATTGTACCTATAAACACACATTTGGTTATCTTTTCTTGTTATTTGCCATACCAATACTCACATACTTAATAAATTTTCTTTGATGTCGAAAAATTCCTCTATCAACAAACTTTAAGCTCACAAACTTGAGAATGTGTTAAAACCAAGTTTCTAGTTCTTTATAAATAAACCAATTTCCTTCATTACGTAGCCAAATTTTGAGTTGTACAAATTTTCCAAATGCAAACTAAAACCAATTAAGAAACATAACCAAAATGGAAAgccaaataaaaatcaaatttgaaatatttataggtGACATAAGATTTCTCGTGAACCAAGATGCTCCGACATCAGACATATTACGTAAGTGAAATATTTTATGAAACTAAAAATCATGAACATTGAAGTGATTTGAAAATGGGTATCCCatactcaaaataattcaaaaccTTGTATCCAAGAAGCTTTATTTGTTGGTCATCTTTTCCATCAAATGAGATGCCTCACATATTCATTTCCCTTTGTTCACTTAATCACTTGAGAATCAATCACCTTGCCAATCCATTTGAAATTTCTcttatataaataatatatccaTTCAAATGCatcttaaaattttgaatttgaattttcttgCATACTCCatattacaatatataatataCAAGAAGAAAAAAGATCTTCCTAGGTTGGTCTCTCATCCTCACATAAAACCTTTAGATGTGAAGCGACATAAGATTGGATCAAGTAGAGACAATTTGATTGTGTTTTGAATACTTGTTAGTCTACTTTCTTTTATAATAAACTTTGATTGTGTCAAAAAGAAACACTCTTATTTTAacgaaaaacaatttttttaatttaattaagaaTAGGCGTGAAAATGCATCGCAACATTACAGAGACATGTGGTAAATACCAAAGAAAATGGTTACATCATTGCCGATTTCAATGATTTATTAACTTGTATGAAAAGTTGTCTACAAGAGCTGACAAACCAAGACTAACTCACAATGTTCTATGCATTTTCGTCGTTCTTGCAATTTTTAAGCAATTACTTTGGATATATCTGCTCCGTCTATATCTGGCATTTGTTTCTTTAGCTTATCGGATGATTCCATCGTAGAGACGGCCATTTTGTACAGCGATATGTCCTAGCTACACCTGAACATACATTAAAACCAGGAAACTTGAATACGGAGTGAGAAAACTCTTTGAGATTCTTCTGTTGTGATATCGCAGCAATATAAATAATGTCTTCCTCGCTGCAATGTTCCCTTGAAGCCATTCTATCTGAAGTTGATCTTCCCGTAATCGACTTCACAAAATTTCCAGAAGACTTGGATGGTGAAGAACTGAGCCACCTTCAAGATTATCCCATGCTCGCCAAACTAAGAGAGGCCTGCACAGAATGGGGATTTTTCCGTCTGGTCAACCATGGAGTTTCAGTAGAGCTTCTGGATAAGGTTCAGAAGGTTAACCGAGATTTATTGTCCATGCCAAACGACGTTAAAGACAGGGCCACAACTTCTAGTCCATTCGATAGTTACTATCGAGGTCCCAACCATGAGACATTCAATATTGTCGAACCTTCGAAATCAGAATCTTTAGAGCAAGTGTGCTCAAAGATATGGCCAGAAGGGAATCTAAGTTACTGGTATGTTATTGATGTCCTCTATTACTTCATCTAAGCCTATCTTATTAGCCTATGTCTTATTATTTGAATTCCTTTATGATTTATTTCACAGCGAGACTATGGTAACGTACAATTTGCGTCTCTCAAATCTTGCCcaaaatataacaaaaataatTCTGGCAAGCCTGGGGTTGGATGCCGAGACCTTCTACCTCTCTCACTTCGCAAAGTGCACGTCAAGAATGCGGATAAATGGGTATTCATCGCAACAAAAAAATATCGGGGAGGAGACCATGATGTCTCATAAAGATCCCGGGTGCGTCACAGTACTTTACCAAGACGATGTGGGAGGCCTTGAGATTCGATCCAAGGAGGGCAAGTGGTTCAACGTCAAACCTCTCTCTCATTCATTTGTTATCAATCTGGGGGACTCTCTCAAGGTATGAAATTTTCTCTACACGAAATATCATCAAAGGTGTTTATTATTCCTGCAAGGCAAAAAATATTAAGGATGAATGGTGAATATGAGTACAGGCGTGGAGTAATGGAAGATACCACAGCGCAGATCATCGTGTTGTTTGTAAAGGGTGGATAGATCGATTGTCTattgcatttttcatttcatttccaatggAGACAGAAATCTGGGCGCCTGAGGAACTTGTAGACAAGGACAATCCAAGGCGTTACAAGCCTTTCATATTCTCCCAATTCAGACGTGAGATAAGAACGAATACAGATGACAGAGAAAAAGGTACAGCTCTCGAACGATTCGCCGGCATATAAAAATAGACCGCTCAGGCGGTGTTGTGTTAGTTTAGCTTGGCTGGTCAGAAATGATAGGTATGATCTTAGAATCTTGCACGTTCAGTACCATTTCAGTATCAGGTGCTGGAAAACGTGAGATCCCTGTTTTCTGGATAAAACTAAATTGCAAATCTGTGCATGTGTATCAATTATGGAATATCGGTTCTTTATATGATAATTTAAGATTTGATCAATCGAAAACTTAAATAGGATAAAATGTGTTGAAATCTtgcttgtattaaaaaaaaaattgttatcttggttttaaatttgaaaatggtTTCTAAGATTTTGTGTATACAGTTTCATAAATTTTGAGTTCCATGATGTCGAAGCATGTAAGTAAACAAAATAAAGAAGGGGTTTAGAATAACAATTTCATAAATGATAAATTTAGATTGAGAGaaaaattagagaattttttttttttttttataattatatagaGAAAATAGTAATACATATAATTGGTCTAGGAAAGCTACATCACTCTAATACTTAGATGTGTAAATATTTTACAATTATGAATCTAAACCCTTCAGTCTTTAGTTGTGTGCCTAAACATTTCAAATAAGAATGAGTTTATACAATTACATTAAAAATATTGAGCCTTAACAATCTACTAACACAATGATGACAAAACATAGATAAATGTGTTTTGCTCAGAAATATGTATCTGAcaaagaaacaaaataaaaaaggAATAAATGTATAGATTGAAACTTGAGATGAAGAGATTTTAAGATAATGGCAATGGGTTGTTACTAAAATTTGAAATCAAATACATGAAATAGGTAGACTATGATGGATGTGCTTTTTAGAATACTGAATTGCGTTTGAGATTTTGGATTAATTCTTATTTTATGGCCCTAATCCTCAAATTTGTATTTATGTCTAGATGATGTAAATCCAAAACCTAAAATATTAGAAATTGTGGCAgctacaataaaacattttatgtATCTACACTAACAAAGTgagtttttttttcagtttttctaTGATAGTGAAGGAATGTTTCCTACCGCCTTATGCCTTTATCAAATCATATTGATTGGattgattattttttttaatagttaGAAGGAAAATAGATAGATATCTAAATAACTAACAATGATAAGTTAGAGTGATAATGAGAtctttaaactttaaaaaaatgtAATAGGTCATGTAATGACCTAGTGCAAAAGTTAGtgatattaaatttattgataTGAAATTTTTATGTAATTACAATCAATCATGAAAATTTATGATATAAAAAATATGAGTAATTATATGTAATTAACACTTGGTAAATTATTATAGTGTGTGATACGAGACTCTAAGGGATGAAAAAAATGATCTGGGAATATCGTACTTTTATGTATGTCATATGcataaaaattttatttttatttcaggaGACCATAAATTTCTTAAATCTTGGATTAGGTTGGTCTAAGACCATAATTAGCTTTGTACCTTGAAAATGGGGGTCAAGAATACTCATCTGATCATTACCATGAGTATGTATAAAAACCCTTTCAATTGTGTAAAAATCACTAAAATATTATACACTTCCATATAATATGTTTTGTTGCTATTCTGACTCATTTATACATCTTCCCTTCTT
This genomic stretch from Cryptomeria japonica chromosome 8, Sugi_1.0, whole genome shotgun sequence harbors:
- the LOC131057195 gene encoding 2-oxoglutarate-dependent dioxygenase DAO-like, producing the protein MSSSLQCSLEAILSEVDLPVIDFTKFPEDLDGEELSHLQDYPMLAKLREACTEWGFFRLVNHGVSVELLDKVQKVNRDLLSMPNDVKDRATTSSPFDSYYRGPNHETFNIVEPSKSESLEQVCSKIWPEGNLSYCETMVTYNLRLSNLAQNITKIILASLGLDAETFYLSHFAKCTSRMRINGYSSQQKNIGEETMMSHKDPGCVTVLYQDDVGGLEIRSKEGKWFNVKPLSHSFVINLGDSLKAWSNGRYHSADHRVVCKGWIDRLSIAFFISFPMETEIWAPEELVDKDNPRRYKPFIFSQFRREIRTNTDDREKGTALERFAGI